A portion of the Bacillus thuringiensis genome contains these proteins:
- a CDS encoding MgtC/SapB family protein, whose amino-acid sequence MVWYDIVFRLVIAIIVGACIGMERQWRHRMAGLRTNALVSLGACIFVLLSVMLDHDASPSRIAAQVVSGIGFLGGGVIIRDGFSIRGLNTAATLWCAAAVGTLTGAGFLVAAILGAAGVLLANILLRPIALFMNKKSKEESPEQTNYLLSLTCSEENEAHIRFLLMHMVSTEGLSLKELYSEDVDSNQKVCIQATLHCKTNAAILIEKIVSRMLLESGVTGAGWKTSLDLEAS is encoded by the coding sequence ATGGTATGGTACGACATTGTATTCAGATTAGTTATCGCAATTATTGTAGGTGCTTGCATCGGAATGGAAAGGCAATGGAGACACCGAATGGCCGGGCTGCGGACAAATGCTCTCGTATCACTTGGTGCCTGTATATTTGTTTTATTATCCGTCATGCTTGATCATGATGCTAGCCCATCCCGCATTGCTGCTCAAGTTGTTAGTGGTATTGGTTTTTTAGGGGGTGGCGTTATTATCCGCGATGGTTTTAGTATTAGAGGGCTAAATACGGCAGCTACTTTATGGTGTGCAGCTGCTGTCGGTACTCTTACAGGCGCCGGTTTCCTCGTTGCAGCTATATTAGGTGCAGCCGGCGTGTTACTAGCAAATATACTTCTTCGCCCAATTGCTCTTTTTATGAATAAAAAATCAAAAGAAGAATCACCTGAACAAACGAACTACTTACTTTCCCTTACTTGTTCAGAAGAAAATGAAGCACATATTCGTTTTTTACTTATGCATATGGTAAGTACAGAAGGGCTCAGTTTAAAAGAGTTGTATAGTGAAGATGTAGATTCTAATCAAAAAGTTTGTATACAGGCTACATTACATTGCAAGACAAATGCAGCTATCTTAATTGAAAAAATAGTAAGTAGAATGCTATTAGAATCTGGCGTTACTGGAGCTGGATGGAAGACTTCTTTAGATTTAGAAGCGAGTTAA
- a CDS encoding DNA polymerase IV, with protein MREMYPKNGRVILHVDMNCFFASVEIAHDPSLQGKPLAVAGNEKERKGIIITCSYEAREYGIRTTMPLWEAKRLCPQLVVRRPNFTLYREASFQMFQVLSRFTEKIQPVSIDEGYLDITDCYALGSPLEIAKMIQQALLTELQLPCSIGIAPNLFLAKTASDMKKPLGITVLRKRDIPELIWPRPVRAMHGIGEKTAEKLNDIHIQTIEQLAKGDEHIIRSKIGKHGVDLQRRAKGMDDREVDPSQMGQHKSVGNSMTFSKDMDEEKELLDMLERLSKSVSKRLQKRTLVSYNIQIMIKYHDRRTVTRSKQLKNAIWEERDIFQAASRLWKQHWDGDSVRLLGVTATEIEWKTESVKQLDLFSFEEDAKKEPLLAVIDQINDKYGTPLLQRGSQLLRKQEKSFQQKLENKFM; from the coding sequence ATGCGAGAAATGTATCCGAAAAATGGTCGTGTAATTTTGCATGTAGATATGAATTGCTTTTTCGCATCTGTTGAAATTGCTCATGATCCATCATTACAAGGAAAGCCATTAGCGGTTGCTGGAAATGAAAAAGAGAGAAAAGGAATTATTATAACATGTAGTTATGAGGCGAGAGAATACGGAATACGTACGACGATGCCCCTTTGGGAAGCGAAAAGGTTATGCCCGCAATTAGTTGTAAGGCGTCCTAATTTCACATTATATCGCGAAGCTTCATTTCAAATGTTTCAAGTCCTTTCTCGTTTTACAGAAAAGATACAACCAGTCTCAATAGATGAAGGATATTTAGATATTACAGATTGCTACGCACTTGGTTCGCCTCTTGAAATAGCAAAGATGATTCAACAGGCACTATTAACAGAGTTGCAGCTTCCGTGTAGTATCGGAATTGCTCCAAATCTATTTCTAGCAAAGACCGCTTCAGATATGAAAAAACCACTTGGTATTACCGTGCTTCGAAAACGCGATATTCCAGAACTGATTTGGCCACGTCCAGTTAGAGCAATGCATGGAATTGGTGAGAAAACAGCTGAAAAATTAAATGATATTCATATACAGACAATTGAACAGTTGGCAAAGGGAGACGAGCATATCATTCGCTCTAAAATTGGCAAGCACGGTGTTGATTTGCAAAGGCGTGCAAAAGGTATGGATGATAGGGAAGTGGATCCGAGTCAAATGGGACAGCATAAAAGCGTCGGTAACTCGATGACTTTTTCAAAGGATATGGATGAAGAGAAAGAATTACTTGATATGTTAGAACGTTTATCAAAGTCAGTGAGTAAAAGGTTACAAAAGCGAACCCTTGTCAGCTATAATATTCAAATTATGATTAAATACCATGATAGGCGAACAGTAACACGGAGTAAGCAATTGAAAAATGCGATTTGGGAAGAACGCGATATTTTTCAAGCAGCATCCCGTTTATGGAAGCAACATTGGGATGGTGATTCCGTGCGTTTACTAGGTGTTACAGCTACTGAAATAGAGTGGAAGACAGAATCGGTGAAACAATTAGATTTGTTTTCATTTGAAGAGGATGCAAAAAAAGAACCGCTACTTGCTGTCATTGATCAAATTAATGATAAGTATGGAACCCCGCTTTTACAACGAGGTAGTCAACTACTACGTAAGCAAGAGAAGTCGTTTCAACAAAAGTTAGAAAATAAGTTTATGTAG
- a CDS encoding tripeptidase T: protein MINQERLVNEFMELVQVDSETKFEAEICKVLTKKFTDLGVEVFEDDTMAVTGHGAGNLICTLPATKDGVDTIYFTSHMDTVVPGNGIKPSIKDGYIVSDGTTILGADDKAGLASMFEAIRVLKEKNIPHGKIEFIITVGEESGLVGAKALDRERITAKYGYALDSDGKVGEIVVAAPTQAKVNAIIRGKTAHAGVAPEKGVSAITIAAKAIAKMPLGRIDSETTANIGRFEGGTQTNIVCDHVQIFAEARSLINEKMEAQVAKMKEAFETTAKEMGGHADVEVNVMYPGFKFADGDHVVEVAKRAAEKIGRTPSLHQSGGGSDANVIAGHGIPTVNLAVGYEEIHTTNEKIPVEELAKTAELVVAIIEEVAK, encoded by the coding sequence ATGATTAATCAAGAACGTTTAGTAAATGAATTTATGGAATTAGTACAAGTAGATTCTGAAACGAAATTTGAAGCAGAAATCTGCAAAGTATTAACGAAGAAATTTACAGATTTAGGTGTAGAAGTATTTGAAGATGACACAATGGCTGTAACTGGTCATGGTGCAGGTAACTTAATTTGTACTTTACCAGCAACAAAAGATGGTGTTGATACAATTTACTTTACTTCTCATATGGATACAGTAGTTCCTGGTAATGGAATTAAGCCTTCTATTAAAGATGGATATATCGTATCAGATGGTACAACAATTTTAGGTGCGGATGATAAAGCTGGATTAGCATCAATGTTCGAAGCAATCCGTGTTTTAAAAGAGAAAAATATCCCTCACGGTAAAATTGAATTTATTATTACAGTCGGAGAAGAATCAGGTCTTGTTGGTGCAAAAGCTTTAGATCGTGAGCGTATTACAGCGAAGTATGGCTACGCATTAGATAGCGATGGAAAAGTTGGTGAAATCGTTGTTGCAGCTCCAACACAAGCGAAAGTGAACGCAATTATTCGCGGGAAAACAGCTCACGCTGGTGTAGCACCGGAGAAAGGTGTATCTGCAATTACTATTGCAGCGAAAGCAATTGCGAAGATGCCACTTGGTCGCATTGACTCTGAAACGACTGCAAACATTGGACGTTTTGAAGGTGGTACACAAACGAATATCGTTTGCGATCATGTACAAATCTTTGCAGAAGCTCGTTCTTTAATCAATGAGAAAATGGAAGCACAAGTTGCGAAAATGAAAGAAGCATTTGAAACAACTGCAAAAGAAATGGGTGGTCATGCAGACGTTGAAGTAAACGTTATGTACCCAGGATTTAAATTTGCAGATGGCGATCACGTTGTAGAAGTTGCGAAACGTGCAGCTGAAAAAATTGGTCGTACACCTTCTCTTCACCAAAGTGGTGGCGGAAGTGATGCAAACGTAATTGCAGGACACGGTATCCCAACAGTTAACTTGGCAGTTGGTTATGAAGAAATTCATACAACAAACGAGAAGATTCCTGTTGAAGAGTTAGCAAAAACAGCAGAATTAGTTGTTGCAATTATTGAAGAAGTAGCGAAGTAA
- a CDS encoding GNAT family N-acetyltransferase — MMKIYETDRLYLREIDESYAETVLQYYDRNREFLKAWEEYRPDDFFTLDYQKKKLQKDRKEFEEGKIIRLWIFKKGDDTKIIGCISFNLIVRGIYQSCVLGYKLDKAELNKGYTTEALRKAIQVAFEGFQLHRIEAPIMPRNLASIQVVTKIGFQYEGVSRKMLMVNGVWEDHMRWVLLNE; from the coding sequence ATGATGAAAATATACGAAACAGATCGTTTATATTTAAGGGAAATTGATGAGTCGTATGCTGAAACAGTTCTTCAATATTACGACAGAAATCGTGAGTTTTTAAAAGCTTGGGAAGAGTATAGACCGGATGATTTTTTTACGCTAGATTATCAAAAGAAAAAGTTGCAAAAGGATAGAAAAGAGTTCGAAGAAGGGAAAATCATCAGACTATGGATTTTTAAAAAAGGTGATGATACGAAAATAATTGGGTGCATTTCATTTAATTTAATCGTTCGTGGCATTTATCAATCTTGTGTACTCGGTTATAAATTAGATAAAGCAGAGTTAAACAAAGGGTATACGACAGAAGCGCTTAGAAAAGCAATTCAAGTTGCTTTTGAGGGATTTCAGTTACATCGTATAGAAGCTCCGATTATGCCTCGTAATTTAGCATCTATACAAGTAGTGACGAAGATAGGCTTTCAATATGAAGGCGTGTCTAGGAAGATGTTAATGGTAAATGGCGTGTGGGAGGATCATATGCGCTGGGTATTGTTAAATGAGTAA
- the prli42 gene encoding stressosome-associated protein Prli42: MHKKAQKIMVYVMLISMLVTTLLAGASMFW; this comes from the coding sequence ATGCATAAAAAAGCTCAAAAAATTATGGTTTATGTGATGCTAATTTCTATGCTTGTAACAACATTACTTGCTGGCGCGAGTATGTTTTGGTAA
- a CDS encoding DUF3894 domain-containing protein, with amino-acid sequence MYLNPKLSYMQFFMGFLFVITFILATFNICSYLVAIVCMALLNLTFVIGAFQQKQYTSFVIALVMSFSFSIVAIVFYIK; translated from the coding sequence ATGTACTTGAATCCAAAACTTTCGTATATGCAGTTTTTTATGGGATTTCTATTTGTTATTACATTCATATTGGCAACTTTTAATATATGTTCTTATCTTGTAGCGATTGTATGTATGGCATTACTTAATCTCACTTTTGTTATCGGGGCATTTCAGCAGAAACAATATACAAGTTTTGTAATAGCACTTGTAATGTCATTTTCCTTTAGTATTGTAGCGATTGTGTTTTATATAAAATAA
- a CDS encoding L,D-transpeptidase yields the protein MPYLLSIILCLSLSPIWPLGDNPRAGDPFIIVNKATNKLAYIDDGKIQKVFPVATGKTNELTPEGTFDVVMKAKDPYYIAKDIPGGSPKNPLGSRWIGFNARGTDGSKYGIHGTNQPSSIGKYISQGCIRMKKNDVEYLFDRIPIGTKVWIVKSKKSFQQLAKEKGAVAYEEVNEKVGFFYCNKLS from the coding sequence ATGCCGTATCTTCTCTCTATCATATTATGTCTTTCTTTATCGCCGATTTGGCCTCTTGGGGATAATCCACGTGCCGGAGATCCTTTTATTATTGTAAATAAAGCAACGAATAAATTAGCTTACATTGACGATGGAAAGATTCAAAAGGTTTTTCCAGTAGCGACAGGAAAAACGAATGAATTAACTCCAGAAGGAACTTTTGATGTTGTAATGAAAGCGAAGGATCCGTATTATATTGCGAAGGATATTCCAGGTGGATCGCCAAAAAATCCACTTGGATCAAGGTGGATTGGATTTAATGCAAGAGGAACTGATGGAAGTAAATATGGAATACATGGAACAAACCAACCGAGTTCAATTGGAAAGTATATTTCACAAGGATGTATAAGAATGAAGAAAAACGATGTGGAATATTTGTTTGATCGTATTCCAATTGGAACGAAAGTATGGATTGTGAAATCGAAAAAATCATTTCAGCAATTGGCAAAAGAAAAAGGAGCCGTTGCATATGAAGAAGTCAACGAAAAGGTTGGCTTTTTCTATTGTAATAAGTTGTCTTGA
- a CDS encoding aromatic acid exporter family protein, translated as MFKIGYRTVKTAIGTGAAVFIAQLLGLEFYSSAGILVILCVQNTKRKSLQVSLHRFLACVLSMVFAFCIFETIGYTPLAISILLLTFIPTAVMLKIQEGIVTSSVIVMHLYSLKQITWLIVGNEIAILTIGISVALLVNMYMPSSENKLKEYQDKIESNFKTILFEMVVYLRNRESSWSGAELIETENMLNEARDLSFKKLENAFMREDDYYYRYFNMRMQQFEILERMIPLAASLSWTYEQADMIADVVENIGNAISPESTGVISLRQLQEMRELFRDMPLPATREEFEIRAKLVQLVYEMEQYLLIKSRFKGKDNIKELI; from the coding sequence ATGTTCAAAATTGGATACCGTACAGTAAAAACAGCAATTGGGACAGGCGCGGCAGTTTTTATTGCTCAGTTATTAGGATTAGAATTTTATAGTTCAGCAGGTATTTTAGTTATTTTATGTGTACAAAATACGAAGCGCAAATCGCTTCAAGTGTCGTTACATCGTTTTCTAGCGTGTGTATTATCAATGGTATTCGCGTTTTGTATTTTTGAAACGATCGGCTATACACCACTTGCAATTAGCATATTGTTACTTACATTTATTCCGACTGCAGTAATGCTTAAAATTCAAGAAGGTATTGTCACGAGTTCAGTTATTGTTATGCATCTATATTCATTGAAGCAAATTACATGGCTTATAGTTGGAAATGAAATTGCTATATTAACGATAGGGATTAGCGTGGCGTTATTAGTAAATATGTATATGCCGAGTAGTGAAAATAAGCTAAAAGAGTATCAGGATAAAATAGAGAGTAATTTTAAAACGATTTTGTTTGAAATGGTTGTGTATTTACGAAATCGAGAAAGTAGTTGGAGTGGAGCAGAACTCATTGAAACCGAGAATATGTTAAATGAAGCAAGAGATTTATCGTTTAAAAAACTTGAGAATGCATTTATGCGAGAAGATGATTATTACTATCGTTATTTTAATATGCGTATGCAACAATTCGAAATTTTAGAGAGAATGATACCACTAGCAGCTTCTTTATCGTGGACGTATGAACAAGCTGACATGATTGCAGATGTTGTTGAAAACATTGGTAATGCTATTAGCCCTGAGAGTACTGGAGTTATTTCCTTAAGGCAGCTTCAAGAAATGAGGGAATTATTTAGAGACATGCCATTGCCAGCTACACGCGAAGAATTTGAGATACGTGCGAAACTTGTTCAACTTGTGTATGAAATGGAACAATATTTACTCATTAAAAGTCGCTTTAAGGGAAAGGATAATATAAAAGAACTTATATAG
- a CDS encoding amino acid ABC transporter ATP-binding protein: MIKIENLHKSFGKNEVLKGITTTIEKGEVVAIIGPSGSGKSTFLRCMNMLEAPTNGHIWIGTEEVTNPKTNVMHVRENVGMVFQHFHLFPHMTVLENITYAPINVKGVTKQEAEKKAEKLLEKVGLVDKKDTYPNRLSGGQKQRVAIARALAMEPEVMLFDEPTSALDPEMVKEVLEVMKSLVTTGMTMAIVTHEMGFAKEVADRVLFLDGGKLVEDSAPEEFFAAPKSERAQQFLQKIL, from the coding sequence GTGATTAAAATTGAAAACCTTCATAAATCATTTGGTAAAAACGAAGTATTAAAAGGAATCACAACAACGATTGAAAAAGGGGAAGTAGTTGCAATTATAGGGCCTTCTGGATCAGGGAAATCAACATTTTTACGTTGTATGAATATGTTAGAAGCACCGACGAATGGTCACATTTGGATTGGAACGGAAGAAGTAACGAATCCGAAAACGAATGTTATGCATGTTCGTGAAAATGTCGGTATGGTCTTTCAGCATTTTCACTTATTTCCTCATATGACTGTATTAGAAAATATTACGTATGCTCCTATCAATGTAAAAGGGGTAACGAAGCAAGAAGCTGAAAAGAAAGCTGAGAAACTTTTAGAAAAGGTTGGATTAGTAGATAAAAAAGATACGTATCCGAATCGTCTTTCGGGAGGACAAAAGCAACGTGTAGCAATTGCAAGAGCGTTAGCTATGGAACCGGAAGTTATGTTATTTGATGAACCGACATCGGCGCTAGATCCAGAGATGGTGAAAGAAGTGTTAGAAGTTATGAAATCGTTAGTTACGACTGGAATGACGATGGCTATCGTTACACATGAAATGGGCTTTGCAAAAGAAGTGGCAGATCGTGTTCTTTTCTTGGACGGAGGAAAGCTTGTAGAAGATAGTGCGCCAGAAGAATTTTTTGCAGCGCCGAAAAGTGAACGTGCGCAACAATTTTTACAAAAAATATTGTAA
- a CDS encoding amino acid ABC transporter permease yields MNLDFSAITPSIPYILKGLEVTLKIVAVSALAGFILGTLLALCKIARIRALNIAADFYTSIFRGTPLVLQLMIIYFGVPQIIGYEIPAFLAAVLAFSLNSGAYMSEVIRAGIQAVDKGQTEAAMALGIPYGKMMRNIIFPQALKNILPALVNEFATLTKESAVVTVIGATDLMRRAYIVGGETFKYLEPLLFVGLIYYMLVIILTLVGKAIEGRMKKSD; encoded by the coding sequence ATGAATTTAGATTTCTCGGCGATTACGCCTTCGATACCGTATATACTAAAAGGTTTAGAAGTTACTTTGAAAATTGTAGCAGTATCAGCTTTAGCAGGATTTATTTTAGGAACATTATTAGCACTTTGTAAAATTGCTAGAATACGAGCGTTAAATATAGCAGCAGATTTTTATACATCAATTTTTCGTGGTACACCACTTGTATTGCAATTAATGATTATTTATTTCGGCGTCCCGCAAATAATTGGTTATGAAATACCAGCATTCTTAGCAGCTGTACTTGCATTTAGCTTAAATTCAGGTGCATACATGTCAGAAGTGATTCGTGCTGGTATTCAAGCAGTTGATAAAGGACAAACAGAAGCAGCAATGGCTTTAGGGATACCGTACGGAAAAATGATGAGAAATATTATTTTCCCTCAAGCATTAAAAAATATATTACCAGCGCTTGTGAACGAATTTGCGACACTTACGAAAGAATCAGCTGTAGTAACAGTAATAGGCGCGACTGATTTAATGCGCCGTGCTTACATCGTAGGCGGTGAAACGTTTAAATATCTTGAACCATTACTTTTTGTTGGACTGATTTATTATATGTTAGTCATTATTCTTACATTAGTCGGGAAGGCAATTGAAGGGAGAATGAAGAAAAGTGATTAA
- a CDS encoding transporter substrate-binding domain-containing protein has protein sequence MKKLLSISFALILIVSIFSACSNGESKETKGNKKVLVMGTSADYKPYEYVEASKSDEIIGFDVDVAKYIGKELGYEVKVKDMDFGGLLASLSSGKVDFVMAGMTPTAERKNNVDFTDIYFVAKNMVVSKKDSNIKSVEDLKGKKVGVQTGSIQEEKAAEFKKQVDFKVEGRDRIPEIVQEIKAGRFDAAIIEDTVAKNYLEKMKDLQGIEIKEAPEEVGAAIALPKNSDKTAEFNKVIKKMQENGEMDKLVKKWFGSEK, from the coding sequence ATGAAGAAGTTATTATCAATATCGTTTGCACTTATTTTAATTGTAAGTATATTCAGCGCTTGTAGTAATGGGGAATCGAAAGAAACAAAAGGAAATAAGAAAGTACTCGTAATGGGGACTTCAGCAGATTATAAACCATATGAATACGTGGAAGCTTCAAAAAGTGATGAAATTATTGGTTTTGATGTTGATGTTGCTAAATATATCGGAAAAGAACTTGGGTATGAAGTGAAAGTGAAAGATATGGATTTTGGTGGTTTATTAGCATCTCTTAGTTCAGGAAAAGTTGATTTCGTAATGGCAGGCATGACGCCAACTGCAGAGCGTAAAAATAATGTTGATTTTACAGATATTTATTTTGTTGCGAAAAATATGGTCGTTTCTAAAAAGGATTCTAACATTAAATCTGTAGAGGATTTAAAAGGGAAAAAAGTAGGAGTACAAACAGGATCTATTCAAGAAGAGAAAGCAGCAGAATTTAAAAAACAAGTAGATTTCAAAGTTGAGGGACGTGACCGTATACCAGAAATCGTACAAGAAATTAAAGCTGGTCGTTTTGACGCTGCAATTATAGAAGACACAGTTGCTAAAAATTATTTAGAGAAAATGAAAGATTTACAAGGAATTGAAATTAAAGAAGCACCAGAAGAAGTTGGAGCAGCAATTGCCCTTCCGAAAAACAGTGATAAAACAGCTGAATTTAATAAAGTAATTAAAAAAATGCAAGAAAATGGAGAAATGGATAAATTAGTGAAGAAATGGTTTGGCAGCGAAAAATAA
- a CDS encoding BrxA/BrxB family bacilliredoxin — MNDVVRQAREEIVSAGYTELTTPEAVEEAFKRNGTTLVMVNSVCGCAGGIARPAAAHSVHYDKRPNHLVTVFAGQDKEATARAREYFEGYPPSSPSFALLKDGKIVTMVERHEIEGHEPMQVIAKLQSYFEENCEEL, encoded by the coding sequence ATGAATGATGTTGTTCGCCAAGCGCGTGAAGAGATTGTCTCTGCTGGATATACAGAATTGACGACGCCGGAAGCGGTAGAAGAAGCGTTTAAAAGAAATGGAACAACACTTGTAATGGTAAACTCTGTATGTGGTTGTGCAGGTGGTATTGCTCGTCCTGCTGCTGCGCATTCCGTACATTATGATAAACGTCCTAACCACCTTGTAACGGTGTTTGCAGGTCAAGATAAAGAAGCGACAGCAAGAGCGCGTGAATATTTCGAAGGGTACCCACCTTCTTCTCCATCATTTGCTTTATTAAAAGATGGAAAAATTGTAACGATGGTAGAGCGTCATGAAATTGAAGGACATGAACCGATGCAAGTTATTGCGAAACTACAATCGTATTTCGAAGAGAATTGTGAAGAACTATAA
- a CDS encoding YjdF family protein, whose translation MELTVYHDGQFFVGIITCKEQGKLYGARYIFGTEPSDEEVLMFVNGSLLEHFQHFAKCGVEVKEKQRPKNIKRIIRQVAKETNVKRFTKAQEAISLSYELHKQEKKVQSKEKREAEKERRRLIKVQKAKQKHRGH comes from the coding sequence ATGGAGTTGACAGTATATCATGATGGTCAATTTTTTGTTGGAATTATTACATGCAAAGAACAAGGGAAATTGTATGGAGCGAGGTATATTTTTGGAACGGAACCGTCAGATGAAGAAGTGCTTATGTTTGTGAATGGTTCACTTTTAGAGCACTTTCAGCATTTTGCAAAATGTGGTGTAGAAGTTAAAGAAAAACAGCGTCCTAAAAACATAAAGCGTATCATACGACAAGTAGCAAAAGAAACAAATGTTAAACGTTTTACTAAGGCGCAAGAGGCGATTAGTTTATCTTATGAATTGCATAAACAAGAAAAGAAAGTGCAGTCTAAAGAGAAGCGAGAAGCTGAAAAAGAAAGAAGACGTTTAATTAAAGTACAAAAAGCAAAGCAAAAACATCGTGGTCATTAA
- a CDS encoding NUDIX hydrolase, giving the protein MGYVEELRKIVGHRPLILVGAVVLVINENGYVLLQQRTEPYGKWGLPGGLMELSESPEETAYREVYEETGIRVKNLRLINVFSGANYFTKLANGDEFQSVTTAYYTDEYEGDFVMNKEEAVQLKFFSVTELPDYIVGSHKKMIVEYMKIMEKKI; this is encoded by the coding sequence GTGGGATATGTAGAAGAATTACGAAAAATAGTTGGTCATCGCCCTTTAATTTTAGTTGGTGCTGTTGTACTCGTTATAAATGAAAATGGTTATGTTTTATTGCAGCAGCGGACAGAGCCGTACGGAAAATGGGGGCTACCTGGCGGGCTAATGGAGCTTAGTGAATCACCAGAAGAAACAGCTTATCGTGAAGTATATGAAGAGACAGGAATAAGAGTGAAGAACTTGCGACTAATCAATGTATTTTCTGGAGCGAACTACTTTACAAAATTAGCAAACGGTGATGAATTTCAATCTGTAACAACCGCCTATTATACGGATGAATACGAAGGGGATTTTGTTATGAATAAAGAAGAAGCAGTTCAGCTTAAATTCTTTTCAGTAACAGAACTACCTGACTATATTGTAGGATCGCATAAAAAAATGATTGTTGAATATATGAAGATTATGGAAAAAAAGATATAA
- a CDS encoding DUF421 domain-containing protein yields the protein MHMHIFEGARHLSIGEWVVRAIIAYIFLILVAKAMGQRSIAQLRFLDVVLVLLLGGNISNALSDEKVGLLGSMITTFILVVLHIVSSILMLKWDRWRRFLEPAPIVLIHNGSIDFSNLKKARITAEYLFSELRMRNVSDIQTVKLALWEASGVVSIFQYPEYEAASRRDLKVAGRRSPVSFILVKDGRIQQDVLALIGKTEEWAKEFLEKSAEIESIMLATVDESHKINILLKK from the coding sequence ATGCATATGCATATTTTTGAAGGAGCAAGGCATCTTTCGATTGGTGAATGGGTTGTTCGAGCTATAATAGCGTACATATTTTTAATATTAGTTGCGAAAGCAATGGGGCAAAGATCCATCGCGCAGCTGCGCTTTTTAGATGTTGTATTAGTATTATTGCTTGGTGGGAATATTTCTAATGCACTATCTGATGAAAAAGTCGGATTACTTGGTTCAATGATTACAACTTTTATACTAGTTGTACTTCATATTGTAAGCTCTATTTTAATGTTGAAATGGGATAGATGGAGACGTTTTTTAGAGCCAGCACCTATTGTTCTTATACACAATGGTTCCATTGATTTTAGCAATTTGAAAAAGGCGAGAATTACGGCGGAATATTTATTTTCGGAACTTCGCATGCGAAATGTGAGCGATATTCAAACGGTTAAATTAGCATTATGGGAAGCGAGTGGCGTTGTTTCTATATTTCAGTATCCAGAATATGAAGCAGCTTCCCGGCGTGATCTAAAAGTGGCGGGGAGAAGGTCTCCAGTTTCTTTTATTTTAGTGAAAGATGGAAGGATTCAGCAGGACGTTCTCGCTTTAATAGGAAAAACAGAAGAGTGGGCAAAAGAGTTTTTAGAGAAGAGTGCGGAAATTGAATCCATTATGTTAGCTACAGTAGATGAATCACATAAAATAAATATTTTGTTAAAAAAATGA